The Faecalibacterium sp. I3-3-33 DNA window GCAGTAACGGCAGCACCCTGCACAGCCGGTCGCCCTCCTCGCGGAGGGCGTGGATAGAAATCCAAAATGCTGCGGCAGAAAGTGCACGCATCCCGGTCGCCCTCCTCGCGGAGGGCGTGGATAGAAATTTGACATGTGCATGTTGGACGAAGAGGAGTGATTGTCGCCCTCCTCGCGGAGGGCGTGGATAGAAATAGCACCACTTTGCCGGGTGGGGGCCGGGCGCGGGTCGCCCTCCTCGCGGAGGGCGTGGATAGAAATGTTTCATCGCTCCATCCCTCCGGCAAGTCCTCTAGTCGCCCTCCTCGCGGAGGGCGTGGATAGAAATTGTATGCGCACCGGTCTGCGCGTCTCGGACGTGCGTCGCCCTCCTCGCGGAGGGCGTGGATAGAAATAAAGCGGGCGACATTATAAGCGAGGAGTAGCGCCCGTCGCCCTCCTCGCGGAGGGCGTGGATAGAAATATCATGCCGGCAGGGACGGCCACAAGTCCGGGAAGTCGCCCTCCTCGCGGAGGGCGTGGATAGAAATGCTACGGCATACATTGCCCGGCAGGATGCGGAGGGTCGCCCTCCTCGCGGAGGGCGTGGATAGAAATATCATCATGGGAAAGGATATTGCATTGATTCCGCGGTCGCCCTCCTCGCGGAGGGCGTGGATAGAAATTTGTCCTCCATTTCATCGATCCATATTTCCACTCGTCGCCCTCCTCGCGGAGGGCGTGGATAGAAATAGTGCGTCGCAGGCGATCTACCTCATCGTTTACCGTCGCCCTCCTCGCGGAGGGCGTGGATAGAAATGTCAAGTGTTATCAGCTCCTTTCTTACACTTCCGGTCGCCCTCCTCGCGGAGGGCGTGGATAGAAATTTCTTGCCGCGTTCCCGGTGCTTGTCATCGTAGCGTCGCCCTCCTCGCGGAGGGCGTGGATAGAAATACGCTGGAAGCGCTTTCCCAGCTGTTGTGCCGCACGTCGCCCTCCTCGCGGAGGGCGTGGATAGAAATACATTGATGGGCTTCGATTGGGTCGCCGCCTGCTTTGTCGCCCTCCTCGCGGAGGGCGTGGATAGAAATGTCAAGTGTTATCAGCTCCTTTCTTACACTTCCGGTCGCCCTCCTCGCGGAGGGCGTGGATAGAAATTTCTTGCCGCGTTCCCGGTGCTTGTCATCGTAGCGTCGCCCTCCTCGCGGAGGGCGTGGATAGAAATACGCTGGAAGCGCTTTCCCAGCTGTTGTGCCGCACGTCGCCCTCCTCGCGGAGGGCGTGGATAGAAATACATTGATGGGCTTCGATTGGGTCGCCGCCTGCTTTGTCGCCCTCCTCGCGGAGGGCGTGGATAGAAATTTGTATGGGTACAATTTTTGTAGGGGTCTGCGCCATGTCGCCCTCCTCGCGGAGGGCGTGGATAGAAATATCACGGCAAAGTCATCCATGCTACCCTGCGTGTGTCGCCCTCCTCGCGGAGGGCGTGGATAGAAATGTGTTGGTCATAACTTAGCCCTCCCACGGCTTGCGGGGTCGCCCTCCTCGCGGAGGGCGTGGATAGAAATACAGTTGGATGCAGTTGGATTATAATATAACCATACGTCGCCCTCCTCGCGGAGGGCGTGGATAGAAATGCTTATGGCCGCAAGACCATGGGCGATGTGCTCACGTCGCCCTCCTCGCGGAGGGCGTGGATAGAAATGATTTCGCAGGAAATCCAGCAAGCCAAACGAAAGTGTCGCCCTCCTCGCGGAGGGCGTGGATAGAAATGAAAAATTTCCCGGAACACAGGTGCAAGCACGCAGGTCGCCCTCCTCGCGGAGGGCGTGGATAGAAATCCTTTATCTCTATACCGACTCTCATGAGCCTGAGTCGCCCTCCTCGCGGAGGGCGTGGATAGAAATGAATACAACTCAATACAACTTAAATTCCCCCCCTGTCGCCCTCCTCGCGGAGGGCGTGGATAGAAATACCGCTGACAGCAGCCCGCCCGTGCTGCCGCAGCGTCGCCCTCCTCGCGGAGGGCGTGGATAGAAATTTATTGGGCTGGGTATCGTGACGGACTGGACAAGGGTCGCCCTCCTCGCGGAGGGCGTGGATAGAAATTTTTTGACTGGCTGCTCTCCCAGATTCGCAAACTGGTCGCCCTCCTCGCGGAGGGCGTGGATAGAAATTTTTGTTGGTTCTTTTTCTTCAGCTTTGTTCAGCTCGTCGCCCTCCTCGCGGAGGGCGTGGATAGAAATATCCTTACGCCTAACCCCCTTATGTTGTAGCTTGGGTCGCCCTCCTCGCGGAGGGCGTGGATAGAAATTTGCTGGATAGAAGCCAACCGGTCAGACTTCCGACGGTCGCCCTCCTCGCGGAGGGCGTGGATAGAAATTCCCAAAGTCGTATCCCCGCCGTTTGCCCTGCCTGCGTCGCCCTCCTCGCGGAGGGCGTGGATAGAAATAATCAATTTCAGGCAAAAGGGTTGATTTTTTATCGTCGCCCTCCTCGCGGAGGGCGTGGATAGAAATACTCTTGCCGGATTATCTCCGGTGTGGCCGTCCCGGTCGCCCTCCTCGCGGAGGGCGTGGATAGAAATACTCTTGCCGGATTATCTCCGGTGTGGCCGTCCCGGTCGCCCTCCTCGCGGAGGGCGTGGATAGAAATTGCCTGCACTCCCTGACCGGCCTGCACACGCCTACGGTCGCCCTCCTCGCGGAGGGCGTGGATAGAAATTGATATAAGTGTACGATTCTTACACCTATATTATACGTCGCCCTCCTCGCGGAGGGCGTGGATAGAAATATGGTCTTCCTTATCAGCTGTACCAGCCATGGGAAGGTCGCCCTCCTCGCGGAGGGCGTGGATAGAAATTGTTTCACTGAGGTTTAGACCCCAAATGCAATGCGGTCGCCCTCCTCGCGGAGGGCGTGGATAGAAATGATGTGGTTAATCATGATAAGAATAATATTGGCGGCGTCGCCCTCCTCGCGGAGGGCGTGGATAGAAATCTTCTGCGGTGACATTGACGGCGGTGCGGGTGTAGTCGCCCTCCTCGCGGAGGGCGTGGATAGAAATTGAAATGGGTTCCCGCTCTGGATACCCCGCTGGAGTCGCCCTCCTCGCGGAGGGCGTGGATAGAAATAGCCTGACGATCTTGGTCTTGGTCGGGTGCAGCTCCGTCGCCCTCCTCGCGGAGGGCGTGGATAGAAATTGAAGAGCGTGCAAGCGCACTTGACCCCCGCCCAGGTCGCCCTCCTCGCGGAGGGCGTGGATAGAAATGTAGTAGTGCAGCACATCCAGCGGGTTCTCGCAGGGTCGCCCTCCTCGCGGAGGGCGTGGATAGAAATACGGATGGAGCGGCACCATGGCCACCGGCACGGATGGCTGTCGCCCTCCTCGCGGAGGGCGTGGATAGAAATTGGACGCCTTGCACGAGGAAACCGATGCCCTCCGGGTCGCCCTCCTCGCGGAGGGCGTGGATAGAAATCTGTTAATGATGGTCGATAAGTCCCGGAATGCTGAGTCGCCCTCCTCGCGGAGGGCGTGGATAGAAATAAGACCAGCAGAAGCAAAGCGGCAGCAGTGGCCGTCGCCCTCCTCGCGGAGGACGTGGATAGAAATGAGCCTGCCGGGTGGTTCGACAAGGACGATTTTCAGTCGCCCTCCTCGTGGAGGGCGTGGATATACACTGTCATTGTCTTGATCCGAGATCTGCTGTCCGCAACTCCCGCAGTTTACCGATGATCTGATTCAAAAGTTCAACACGCTGTGTCCGTTCATCTGAGTATCGATTGATCTTTTCCAGTCTCATCATATCTTGTCGAACATCTTCTGCGACATAGTACATTGCCAGCGCAGAATGTTTTCCAAATTCTTGAAGAGCGTCTGTGTTGGCAGCCTGAACACAAGCCCCCGCCGCACGAATGTACCCTTCATAGATCTCACGATCGTGCTGCTGTTTTTCTATCTTGTCCTGATGTTCGTATTCCAGTTGTCTCATTTTTTCTGCGTGTTTGTTGTTCAGATATGTCGTTGCTACCGGAGATACAACGGCTCCAATAATAGCCACGATCGCTGCAATTTCAGAAAAATCCATTTTCATCGCCTTCCTTCTGCCCCAGTATACCGCAGAAGCAACCCCACATCAAGGCGGTCATGCCACCGCATACAAAATAAGATCATTCCGAATTTTCCATTGTATTTTACAGCGTCCGGCGCTATACTCATTGCATAAGATACTTCCTGTGCATCCGCAAGGGTACACCGCACTGCCTTCGGGAGCAGTGTGGGAGTATCTTTTATATAATAAAAATGGAGAGGCACAATCGTGGCAGAAACGATTCCCTGCCCAGTATGCGGCAAGACCCATGTTGCAGAATATGACATCTGTGATGTCTGTGGTTGGGAAAATGACCCTGTGCAGCTTTTCGAGCCCAACCTTCCCGGCGGTGCAAACGAAATGAGTTTGCAACAAGCCAGAATGTCTTATCACCTTATCAGAAACCGAACCTCAATGCGTACAGGCGATATGATCAAAGTAAGATTTATCGAAAAAGACGATCCTATTACATTGCGCAATGGAAAGATTTATGATGCCCGCGTATTGAAACCAACAAAAAATGGGAAACGCTGGTACGGAATCGAATGGAGTGAAATCAAATGAAAGAATACACGCCTTCTGGTAAAACACCGGAAGAACTTGCAGCTGAAATCAAAAAGCTGGAAAAAGAAAGCGAAAATATGACCGAATGGCCAGATGTAGATAACTACGTTGACGATTGAACCACGATGCACGCGCACCGTGGTTTTTGTTTGCCCATTTTTAGCACGATGTAGAAATGCACTGTGCTATTATTGCGCCGTCTTTTGCGCCACTAAATAAAGCAATTTCCAGATAAACAGGGGTAATTAAGGCACAATCGCCCACTTTCCCATCCCCTGCCGTACAAACAAAAACCCCCGAAAATCGGCTTCACAAGCCAACTTTCGGGGGTTTCTTTTTGGAGCTACTGACCTGATTCGAACAGGCGACCTGCTCATTACGAGTGAGCTGCTCTACCAGCTGAGCCACAGTAGCACATTGCACATCTGCTGCAACAGGCAATATTCTACCATATTTCTGCGGTGCTGTCAAGGCCGGATTTCCTGTAAGCGGGGCAGCTTTTGCAGGGAGTTTCACAAAAAGTTATTGCATTTTAGCCCAGCGGCTTTATAATAGAATTGATTGCGCAAAAGGCCGCGCCTTTTGCCGGAAAGGACGAGCTGCACCATGATCTTTGTTCCCCTGCTGCACTACTTTTTGTGCAAGAATGATTACAGCGGCAACGAGGCCGGGCTGCGCTACCGGCTTACGCCGGGCAAGCGCACCGTGCCGGACCCGGACGGCGGCGCGGATGCCACCAAAGAGGAGAAAATTCTCACCGTGGACTACTGGCCCGCGCCTTGGACGATCGACAAGACCGACCCCGCCCTGCGCCGCCGGGAGGTATTTCCGCTTACGGACGAAGGGCGTGCCGCCGCCGCGCAGTATCTGAAAGACGCCTACGATGCCGCGCCGGAGCGCTGGAACAACTGCCCGGACATGATGGACTGCGACCCTTGGGAGCCGCCTGCCGAGCCGGATCCTGCCAACGAATAAACCGAACGAGGAAACCATGATCTACCGTTTGAAAGAACTGAAAGGCGATACCATCGCCGTGCCGCAGCTGGTGTTCTCTAAGCTGGGCATTGCCGAAGAATACAATGTGCGGGTGGCGCTGTATGTGCTGGCTACCGGCGTGACCGACTCGGACAAGATCTGCGCCGACCTCAAGCTGCGCAGCCGCATCAGCGCTGAGAGCGCGCTGGCCTTCTGGGCAGGTGCAGGGCTTTTGGAACGCTACGAGGAAAACGCCGCGCCGGGCGCAGAGCCCAGCGCCCCTGCCCCCATGCGCTGGGCGGAGATCGCCGCTGCCAGCCGCACCGACCCTATGATCTCCAGCCTGATCGACTGCGCACAGACCAGCTTTGCCCGTCCGCTGACCCACACCGAGATGGAAAAGCTGGTAAACCTGTATGTGCAGGAGGGCTTTGCACCCGAGACCGTGATGCTCTGTGTGGCCTATGTGGCCAGCCGGGGCAAGCGCACCCTAGCCGCCGTGACCCACGAACTGAAGGTCTGGCGTGCCGAGGGCGTGGAGACCGGCGAACAGGCTGACGCCCACTTAAAGCTGCTGGCGCTGCGCCAGAGCCGCGAGGAGTATGTCAGCGGCCTGCTGCAGATCTCCCCCGAGGAGCTGACGCTGGGCGGGCGCAAGGCCATTGCGCGCTGGTACGAGGTGTACGGCTACGATGACGCCATGGTACAGGAAGCCGCCGTACAGGCTGGTCCCAAGCGGGATCTGTGGTACTGGAACAGCATCCTGAAAACATGGAACGCCAAGGGTCTGCGCAACATCCATGATGTGCGCGGCCCTGTGGCCGCAGCCGGTGCCAGCCGGAATATCCGGGTGGACCGCGACACGCCCAGCGGAAACGATATCCTGAAAAACGCCACCCGCCGCCGTTCTCTTATTAAGAAGCCGGAGTAAGGAGCCTTTATGCGTACCAAAAACGAATTATATCAGCAGGCATTGCGCACCGTAGCCATGCGGCGGCAGACCGCTCGCGCTTTGGCGCAGGATGCACAGGCCGAAGCCGAGGCCGCCATCCCCGGGCTGCGCCACGCCGAGGAGGAGGTGCGGGTGCGGGGCATTCGCTGCGCCATTGCCGGAGCTTCCGGCAAGGACCGCACCGAGACCGCCGCTGCCCTTGCGGCGGCAAAGCAGAAGCTGACTACCCTACTGGCTGAGAGCGGACGCCCTGCGGATGCGCTGGAGCCGAAGTTCACCTGCAAGCGGTGCGAGGACACCGGCGCGGTGGACGGCCACACCTGCGACTGTGTGCGCCGGGTGATGCAGCAACTGCGCCGGAAGGAGATCGAGGAGCTGTCCAGCCTGTCCATCTCCAGCTTTGACACCATGCAGCTGGACTACTACCCCAACACGGTGGACAAGGCGCTGGGTGAGAGCGTGCGCAGCTACATGGCCGAGGTTCTGGCCGACCTGCGGGATTACGCCGCGGACTTCTCCCCTGCCACCCGCGAAAGCCTGCTGCTGGTAGGCAACGCAGGGCTGGGCAAGACCCATGCCGCCCTTGCCATTGCCGGGGAGGTGCTGCGGCAGAACTACGATGTGATCTATGTCTCCTGCCCGGACTTTTTCGGCAAGCTGGAGGCGCTGCATTTCGGCACAGACCCCGGCGGCGAGGAGGAGACCTTGTTCCAGACTGCCTGCAACGCCGATCTGCTGATCTTGGACGATTTGGGCACGGAATTCAACTCCAGCTTCTTCCTGACCAATCTATACAGCCTGCTGAATAACCGCTTGGGCGCAAAGCTGCCCACCATCGTCACCACCAACATCACGGACGGTACGCTGCTGGAAAAGCTGTATACAGAGAAGATCTCCAGCCGCCTTGCAGCCTTTGTGCAGATCCAGTTCTTAGGCAGTGATATCCGGGTACAGAAGGCCGCAGAATAAGTCGATTTATTTCTGCCGGAATTGTACATCTTTTGAGAGAAGCAATCGCAAAATAAGTGCGAATCACCGCGCAAACGAAAAGCCATCTGCCGCAGCATGACCGGGGTTTAAAGCCCTTGGAATCAGCTGTGGCAGATGGCTTTATTGTTTGACAAATCAGAACTCTAATGCAGGGCTTACCTCATTGCGGCGCTGTGCCTGCACGATGCAGTCCTTTTCCGGCACGACACCGGCTGCACCCAAGGTGGTGAACACGGTCTGCAAAGCAAGAGCGGGTGTGTTATTCTCCTGCGAGAGATGGCACAGGGCAAACTTTTTGCAGCCGCTCTGGATCAGTTCCAGAAGCTTTGCGGAGCATTCATCGTTGGAAAGATGTCCCCGCACGCTCTCGATGCGGGCGCGCAGATAGTAGGGGTAGGGCCCGCTGCGCAGCATGTGCAGGTCGTAGTTGCTTTCCAGCGCCACAAGGTCGCAGCCGGAAAGCGCCTCGTGCACCGGCGGGGTCAGAGTACCAAGGTCGGTGGCGATGGTCATGGTCTTATCGTCCGGGGTGTGGATGCGGTAGCCCACGCAGGGTACATCGTGGCTGGTGGGGAAAGACTGCACCCCAAAGCAGCCGATGTCCTCTTCCCTGCCCTCCAACGCATTCAGCTCACAGTTGGCGGGCACGATATCGTTGGCGTCCAGAAAATCCAGCGTAGCCGCTGCACCGTACACCGGCAGCGGGTTCTTTTTCAGGAAGGTGGAAAGCCCCTTGACGTGGTCGCTGTGCTCGTGGGTGACAAGGATGCCCGCGCAATCGCTGATGGCAAGCCCCAGCGATTTGAGCGCTGCCGTGGTGGTGCGCACCCCCTTGCCCATATCCACGATGAGGTACTGCGCACCGCAGCGCACCACGCTGCTGTTGCCGGAAGAACCGGAATACAATGAAATGAACTCTGCCATGAAAACCTCTTATGTTAAAACCTGAAAACAGCCCGCCGCACAGAACTTACGGCAGGCTGTTTGTTTTTTGTTTGTGTTAAAGGGCCTGTTCCAGCGCGGCGGGCATCCGCTCCACCTTGCTGATCTCTGCACCCAGACCGCGCAGCTTTTCCACAATATTCTCGTAGCCGCGCTCGATATGGCCGATCTCCTCGATCTCGCTGGTGCCATCGGCCATCAAAGCGGCCACCACCATAGCAGCACCGGCACGCAGGTCGGAGGCGCGCAGCGGGGCGGGGCTGAGCTTTTCCACTCCTTCAAATACGGCCACCTGACCGTCCACCTGTACGCTGGCACCCATCTTGCGCAGCTCATCCACATAGCGGAAGCGGTTGTCCCACACGCTCTCGGTGATGGTGCTGGTGCCCTTGGCCACGCTCAGCAGCACACCCATCAGGGGCTGCATATCGGTGGGGAAACCGGGGTGCGGCATGGTGTTGATCTTCAGCGGCAGAATATCGCCGGTGCGGGATACCCGCACTGCATCGTCAAATTCTTCCACAGTGATCCCTGCACGGCGCAGCTTGGCCGTGATGGGCTCCAAGTGCTTGGGGGTGACGTTCTTGATGAGCACATCGCCGCCGGTGGCAGCGGCAGCCACCATGTAGCTGCCGGCTTCGATCTGATCCGGGATGATACTGTAAGTGCAGCCGTGCATCTTTTCCACGCCGCGCACCTTGATGACATCCGTACCGGCACCGCGCACGTCTGCGCCGCACATATTCAAAAAGTTTGCCAGATCCACCACATGGGGCTCCTTGGCGCAGTTTTCCAGAA harbors:
- a CDS encoding UDP-N-acetylglucosamine 1-carboxyvinyltransferase, whose protein sequence is MEKFVITGGKPLHGEVTISGAKNAAVGILPATILAADVCVIENLPDISDVSVSLKILSTLGAQVKMLNRNTYEIDTRHLVTTNVPDDLSRQMRASYYFLGALLSRFGKAQVAMPGGCNLGPRPIDQHLKVFSALGAEDSVDYGMITVRSKQELTGAHIFFDKVSVGATMNGMLSAVMAKGQTILENCAKEPHVVDLANFLNMCGADVRGAGTDVIKVRGVEKMHGCTYSIIPDQIEAGSYMVAAAATGGDVLIKNVTPKHLEPITAKLRRAGITVEEFDDAVRVSRTGDILPLKINTMPHPGFPTDMQPLMGVLLSVAKGTSTITESVWDNRFRYVDELRKMGASVQVDGQVAVFEGVEKLSPAPLRASDLRAGAAMVVAALMADGTSEIEEIGHIERGYENIVEKLRGLGAEISKVERMPAALEQAL
- a CDS encoding DnaD domain-containing protein; amino-acid sequence: MIYRLKELKGDTIAVPQLVFSKLGIAEEYNVRVALYVLATGVTDSDKICADLKLRSRISAESALAFWAGAGLLERYEENAAPGAEPSAPAPMRWAEIAAASRTDPMISSLIDCAQTSFARPLTHTEMEKLVNLYVQEGFAPETVMLCVAYVASRGKRTLAAVTHELKVWRAEGVETGEQADAHLKLLALRQSREEYVSGLLQISPEELTLGGRKAIARWYEVYGYDDAMVQEAAVQAGPKRDLWYWNSILKTWNAKGLRNIHDVRGPVAAAGASRNIRVDRDTPSGNDILKNATRRRSLIKKPE
- a CDS encoding ATP-binding protein → MRTKNELYQQALRTVAMRRQTARALAQDAQAEAEAAIPGLRHAEEEVRVRGIRCAIAGASGKDRTETAAALAAAKQKLTTLLAESGRPADALEPKFTCKRCEDTGAVDGHTCDCVRRVMQQLRRKEIEELSSLSISSFDTMQLDYYPNTVDKALGESVRSYMAEVLADLRDYAADFSPATRESLLLVGNAGLGKTHAALAIAGEVLRQNYDVIYVSCPDFFGKLEALHFGTDPGGEEETLFQTACNADLLILDDLGTEFNSSFFLTNLYSLLNNRLGAKLPTIVTTNITDGTLLEKLYTEKISSRLAAFVQIQFLGSDIRVQKAAE
- a CDS encoding CPCC family cysteine-rich protein — protein: MAETIPCPVCGKTHVAEYDICDVCGWENDPVQLFEPNLPGGANEMSLQQARMSYHLIRNRTSMRTGDMIKVRFIEKDDPITLRNGKIYDARVLKPTKNGKRWYGIEWSEIK
- a CDS encoding MBL fold metallo-hydrolase, with protein sequence MAEFISLYSGSSGNSSVVRCGAQYLIVDMGKGVRTTTAALKSLGLAISDCAGILVTHEHSDHVKGLSTFLKKNPLPVYGAAATLDFLDANDIVPANCELNALEGREEDIGCFGVQSFPTSHDVPCVGYRIHTPDDKTMTIATDLGTLTPPVHEALSGCDLVALESNYDLHMLRSGPYPYYLRARIESVRGHLSNDECSAKLLELIQSGCKKFALCHLSQENNTPALALQTVFTTLGAAGVVPEKDCIVQAQRRNEVSPALEF